In a genomic window of Pseudomonas mohnii:
- a CDS encoding ERF family protein, producing the protein MSNLAVKDQVERMPAIQTESATIMSIIQQVAMSPDADIDKMERLMAMHERFQAQQAKQQYDDALAQMQEEMPVIGERGGIKDKNGRIQSTYALWEDINEMIKPVMAKYGFALTFRTPRNERGIEVEGVLSHRAGHREVTSIVLPVDTSGSKNGVQAVASSVSYGKRYTAGLLLNITTTGEDDDGNGPAAQVTPRVTSAQAAQLAMLLEKCSDKAKEAFKKMHGTPASVEKSLFDQVLAMLTKSATQNSKPAEDKDNENHQ; encoded by the coding sequence ATGAGCAATCTTGCAGTGAAAGACCAGGTCGAGCGCATGCCGGCCATTCAAACCGAATCGGCAACCATCATGTCGATCATCCAGCAGGTGGCCATGTCGCCGGACGCTGACATCGACAAGATGGAACGCTTGATGGCGATGCATGAGCGCTTCCAGGCACAGCAGGCCAAACAGCAGTACGACGATGCGCTGGCCCAGATGCAGGAAGAAATGCCGGTGATCGGCGAACGCGGCGGAATCAAGGACAAGAACGGCCGGATCCAGAGCACCTACGCGCTCTGGGAAGACATCAACGAGATGATCAAGCCAGTGATGGCCAAGTATGGCTTTGCCCTCACCTTCCGCACCCCGCGCAACGAGCGAGGCATCGAAGTCGAAGGCGTTCTGAGTCATCGCGCTGGGCACCGGGAAGTGACCTCGATAGTCCTGCCAGTCGATACGTCGGGCAGCAAAAACGGCGTCCAAGCTGTCGCCTCCAGCGTCAGCTACGGCAAGCGCTACACCGCAGGCCTGCTGCTCAACATCACCACGACCGGCGAAGACGACGACGGCAACGGCCCGGCCGCGCAGGTGACGCCGCGCGTGACTTCTGCCCAGGCCGCGCAACTCGCCATGCTGCTGGAGAAGTGCAGCGATAAGGCGAAAGAAGCCTTCAAAAAGATGCACGGCACCCCGGCATCGGTTGAGAAATCTCTGTTCGACCAAGTGCTCGCAATGCTCACCAAATCAGCGACCCAAAACAGCAAACCAGCCGAGGATAAAGACAATGAAAATCATCAGTAA
- a CDS encoding lambda exonuclease family protein has protein sequence MKIISNVEQGTQEWLDLRLGIVTCSELDTLLVNGKGEAGFGAGAFTYMNTLIGERITGEAADPFQGNRHTERGHEYEGVARGLYQSQLDVTTEQVGIILNHGIGYSPDSLIGEDGLCEIKTKLPKFQVEVILSGEIPKEHVAQCQGGLWVSDREWIDFVSYWPGMKLFVKRAYRDEVMIRKMSERVKTFYEILDERMNRVLGIAA, from the coding sequence ATGAAAATCATCAGTAACGTAGAGCAAGGGACTCAAGAGTGGCTGGATCTGCGCCTGGGCATCGTGACCTGCTCGGAGCTGGACACTCTGCTGGTCAATGGTAAGGGCGAAGCAGGCTTCGGCGCCGGAGCATTCACCTACATGAACACGCTGATCGGCGAGCGCATCACCGGCGAAGCTGCCGATCCGTTCCAGGGAAACCGCCACACCGAGCGCGGACATGAATACGAGGGCGTCGCCCGCGGCCTGTATCAGTCGCAGCTCGACGTCACCACCGAGCAGGTCGGCATCATCCTGAATCACGGGATTGGCTACTCGCCTGACTCGCTGATCGGCGAAGACGGCCTGTGCGAGATCAAGACCAAACTGCCGAAGTTTCAGGTGGAAGTGATCTTGTCCGGCGAGATCCCCAAGGAGCATGTCGCGCAGTGCCAGGGCGGCCTGTGGGTGTCGGATCGCGAGTGGATCGACTTCGTCAGTTACTGGCCAGGCATGAAGCTGTTCGTGAAGCGCGCCTACCGTGACGAGGTGATGATTCGCAAGATGAGCGAGCGCGTCAAAACCTTCTACGAAATCCTAGACGAGCGCATGAATCGCGTGCTCGGCATCGCCGCTTAA
- the ssb gene encoding single-stranded DNA-binding protein, translated as MPTLTDVGRIGRDAELRYTPGGDAVINLALACDYGRKGQDGKRPTQWVDATLWGKQAEVMAPYLLKGQQIYFTMDDAHIETYAKTNGGEGFKLTGKIILIKFVGSPPQAANQPAQQPRPQQSRQQAAARPAQNQQGTNGPDYDSFDDDIPFAPLHHLNGA; from the coding sequence ATGCCAACACTTACCGACGTCGGCCGCATTGGTCGTGATGCTGAGCTGCGCTATACCCCGGGCGGTGACGCCGTGATCAATCTGGCCCTGGCCTGCGACTACGGTCGCAAAGGACAGGACGGCAAGCGCCCCACTCAATGGGTCGACGCCACCCTCTGGGGTAAGCAGGCCGAGGTCATGGCGCCTTACCTGCTCAAGGGACAGCAGATCTACTTCACCATGGACGATGCCCATATCGAAACCTACGCCAAGACCAATGGCGGCGAAGGCTTCAAGCTGACGGGCAAGATCATCCTAATCAAGTTCGTCGGCTCGCCGCCTCAGGCCGCCAATCAGCCAGCGCAGCAGCCGAGGCCTCAACAGTCCCGGCAGCAGGCCGCCGCTCGCCCAGCACAGAATCAACAAGGAACGAATGGGCCGGACTACGACAGCTTCGACGATGACATTCCCTTTGCGCCCCTCCACCACCTGAACGGTGCCTGA